AAATGTGGTGGCCAATTACACTTTCTTGACAGCCATTTTCCCGGCGTGCTACCCTGGTCTAGGGCTTGGCGCCGTAGCCAAGGGGTAAGGCAGAGGTCTGCAAAACCTCCATTCGCCGGTTCGAATCCGGCCGGCGCCTCCAAGAACGCGGGCGCGTAGCTCAGGTGGCCAGAGCACTACCTTGACACGGTAGGGGTCGGTGGTTCAAGTCCACTCGCGCCCACCAGCTTCCCCGGGGAAGTCCCGGGGATTTGCCTTATACTCAGGCCATGAAGGCGTCCCACGAACGGGAACTCTACCAGGCCTGGGTAGAGCTTTTGGGCTGGATGCGGGAGTACGCCCAGGAGAAGGGGGTGCGGTTTGAAAAGGAGGCGGACTTCCCCGACTTCATCTACCGCATGGAGCGTCCCTACGACCTGCCCACCACCATCATGACCGCCTCCCTCTCCGATGCCCTGGGGGAACCCTTCCTCCTGGCG
This genomic stretch from Thermus thermamylovorans harbors:
- a CDS encoding NADH-quinone oxidoreductase subunit 15, which encodes MKASHERELYQAWVELLGWMREYAQEKGVRFEKEADFPDFIYRMERPYDLPTTIMTASLSDALGEPFLLADVSPRHAKLKRIGIRLPRAHIHLHAHFEPGKGLVTGKVPLTKERFFALADRAREALAFA